The Poecilia reticulata strain Guanapo linkage group LG13, Guppy_female_1.0+MT, whole genome shotgun sequence genome has a segment encoding these proteins:
- the LOC103474890 gene encoding protein FAM57A: MLAALVCGAAVFPGLFFGFRKILKHTRTQWSEADVTVVSERLLSAVHGSLATAAGVTVVSSCRDVMTDSHWLVNSFVLFGVPYMVFDIYAMYLSHFHTERSRAGSKAPSGHSLQTVRAFLRKDWMLVLHHAALVFIFTPITLFFRRGLGDFFIGCMFITELSTPFVSIGKILIQLRLDGTKLHKINGLIVLLSFFTCRILLFPFMYWMYGRQFGIPLHRVAFHLPLHCNVGNLVLLAPQVYWFILLLRKAQRLYLRQRRPQVDEDVKKAD; the protein is encoded by the exons ATGCTGGCTGCCTTGGTGTGTGGAGCTGCGGTGTTTCCAGGGCTTTTCTTCGGCTTCAGGAAGATCTTAAAACACACCAGGACGCAGTGGAGCGAAGCCGACGTCACCGTAGTCAGTGAGAG ACTGCTTTCTGCTGTCCATGGGTCGCTGGCCACTGCAGCTGGAGTCACAGTTGTTTCATCTTGCAGGGATGTGATGACTGACAG TCACTGGCTGGTGAACAGTTTTGTCCTGTTTGGAGTTCCCTACATGGTCTTTGACATCTACGCCATGTATCTGAGCCACTTCCACACTGAGAGGAGCAGAGCTGGGTCCAAAGCTCCCAGTGGACACTCGCTGCAGACGGTCAGGGCTTTCCTTCGCAAGGACTGGATGCTGGTTCTCCATCACGCGGccctggtttttattttcacacccATCACACTG tttttcaggaGAGGTTTGGGGGATTTCTTTATTGGCTGCATGTTCATCACAGAGCTCAGCACTCCCTTTGTCTCCATAGGGAAGATCCTCATTCAG CTGCGCCTCGACGGCACCAAGCTGCATAAAATCAACGGCCTCATCGTGCTCCTGAGCTTCTTCACGTGTCGCATCCTCCTCTTCCCCTTCATGTACTGGATGTACGGCCGGCAGTTCGGCATTCCTCTGCACCGAGTGGCCTTCCACCTGCCTCTGCACTGTAACGTGGGGAACCTGGTGCTGCTGGCTCCACAGGTCTACTGGTTCATCCTGCTGCTGAGGAAAGCACAGCGACTCTACCTGAGGCAGAGGAGGCCGCAGGTAGACGAAGATGTGAAGAAGGCAGACTGA
- the gemin4 gene encoding gem-associated protein 4, translating to MALIMNKDSAILQGAFLQAEKLCLHSSLSSLPKADWSHVGRPILLALQEICGPNDPDSQPNLQALTWKKRIVCVVWLKLLSREAKEDVEKAWRENPFFSLQNSLPEVNHAVLLELVKSTAAAPIFARFLLLLPPDRIAMELGRLTDHVRSDPAGEEDVRFFLEVWWELWKGREELKSETEETIETMFANQFERLSSESPHAAKRLKLDSAEITASSANGDILHVLFNALKDMTDLVASTDVCFQSLSVSLDALYTSFLITQEVVLPVKEKLDILCKMIGCRGEIETLSAELIRDAQKDLSASLSPSRFQPGTMKLFEALKIITGLAQFWKDKGLLVVSNPSTPCFSAVRLQRSIQRVLMALDEAPEAAAETNTLRDLLKPLDLPADENAPDIQAQVTAVIIAHRLQDYHSFAELFAGQASWARSELWLHCLDENQAAFRQHRTLLSLSSTLMSLLHAENSDISQCRKLMKIAADIFSALSLEDKNQTLAAMLGLSSRGFFKQPVSSAVSEGFQQELNMAFNCIIQGGGGASAAVSQGNLTTAVSLVARVAFQNPEAALKSCCHSAVFNKGAFSLMAKILQQLPGLKAQPGRENEGEPKDDKVNAASGRNLLCRCLQDTIRSKSMSASEKQQLLKFLDLLMTPDLMNEEKKQRSFLLPQEVVNTFVLPNLSAMDDDKIDTEFSLQLLHAALSVEAAPSPHWVLSCSPFPLLFVLAQLYNQAYRCWEEPAEGAVHLRSMDNKELLVSVLTTLGQLVGAEIKAAPSSWSRPLYWLYNKAEELDWTVRFHLRPVWGEHFKNEVPSSLLEVCDLPEQDWSGLDLPEYGPGTGLLAWMECCSLSDSLRSTMLSCLSLDRHRPDHVSMFSKGLLVALTQSLPWCSVSQWERLLGVLRELITSARLSVPFSLEYVDFLPLLDLRQFSCELRLSVLLLRVLQLLCGSSCADWLSSDGWAHICRLYAHAVRDMMNCVKAKLPLHSSSLECPKAPDSSELNPSVKAAKRDHNPVEHAEDSPQESEDAHMEEAAAAPSQEVLFVLSQLFCHVQHIQVMMPGGQSEPLFLCSLEILSHYEAVMAAFPDSCSHSESDDARHFFSTITDNLSNQHMKAVLHQKITQLVSSAA from the exons ATTCAGCCATTCTTCAGGGGGCTTTCCTGCAGGCGGAGAAGCTGTGTCTCCACTCGTCTCTGTCCTCGCTTCCGAAAGCCGACTGGAGCCATGTTGGGCGCCCGATCTTGCTAGCACTCCAAGAAATCTGTGGACCAAATGACCCTGACAGTCAACCCAACCTTCAAGCTTTAACTTGGAAGAAGAGGATTGTTTGTGTTGTGTGGTTGAAGCTGTTGAGCAGAGAAGCTAAGGAGGATGTAGAAAAGGCGTGGAGGGAGAATCCGTTCTTCTCCCTCCAGAACAGCCTCCCTGAGGTGAACCACGCCGTCCTGCTAGAGTTGGTGAAGTCGACTGCTGCTGCGCCCATTTTTGCCCgtttcctccttctccttcctccGGATCGGATCGCCATGGAGCTGGGAAGGCTAACGGATCACGTCAGGAGCGATCCCGCTGGGGAAGAAGATGTCAGattttttctggaagtttggtGGGAGCTGTGGAAAGGAAGAGAGGAACTTAAATCAGAGACCGAAGAAACCATAGAGACGATGTTTGCCAACCAGTTTGAACGTCTGTCCTCAGAGTCTCCTCACGCTGCAAAGAGGTTGAAGCTGGACTCTGCAGAAATAACAGCATCGTCTGCAAACGGTgacatcctgcatgttctcTTTAATGCGCTGAAAGACATGACGGATCTGGTGGCTTCTAcagatgtgtgttttcagtctttatCTGTTTCTCTTGATGCTCTGTACACGTCCTTCCTGATAACGCAGGAAGTCGTTCTTCCtgtaaaagaaaagttggacattttgtgtaaaatgatCGGCTGCAGAGGAGAGATTGAGACCCTCAGTGCTGAACTTATTCGAGACGCTCAGAAAGACTTGAGTGCCTCTCTGTCGCCGTCTCGGTTTCAGCCCGGCACGATGAAGCTGTTTGAAGCCTTGAAGATCATCACAGGTCTCGCACAGTTTTGGAAAGATAAAGGCCTTCTGGTGGTCAGCAACCCTTCGACTCCATGTTTCTCTGCCGTCCGGCTACAACGCAGCATCCAGAGAGTCCTGATGGCTCTCGACGAAGCTCCTGAAGCTGCGGCGGAGACGAACACGCTCAGAGATCTGCTCAAACCCCTGGACCTTCCTGCTGATGAGAACGCTCCTGACATTCAGGCTCAGGTAACCGCGGTGATCATCGCTCACCGCCTGCAGGACTACCACAGCTTTGCAGAGCTGTTTGCAGGCCAGGCATCCTGGGCTCGTTCTGAGCTCTGGCTTCACTGCCTGGACGAAAATCAAGCTGCTTTCCGGCAACATCGTACCCTCCTCAGCCTCTCTTCTACTCTCATGAGTCTCCTACACGCTGAGAACTCCGATATTAGTCAATGCAGGAAGTTGATGAAGATCGCCGCAGatattttttctgcactttCTTTAGAAGACAAGAACCAGACGCTTGCTGCCATGTTGGGTTTATCCAGCAGGGGCTTCTTCAAGCAGCCCGTCTCCTCCGCTGTATCGGAGGGGTTCCAACAGGAGCTCAACATGGCCTTCAACTGCATCATCCAAGGAGGGGGAGGAGCCTCAGCAGCAGTGTCGCAAGGCAACCTGACCACCGCCGTCTCCTTGGTGGCCAGAGTGGCGTTTCAGAACCCAGAGGCAGCGTTAAAGTCCTGCTGCCACTCGGCCGTTTTCAACAAGGGAGCCTTCTCCCTGATGGCCAagatcctgcagcagctgcctgGACTCAAAGCTCAGCCAGGAAGAGAAAATGAAGGGGAACCTAAAGATGATAAAGTAAATGCTGCGAGTGGTAGGAATCTGCTATGCAGgtgtttgcaggacacaatcaGGAGCAAATCCATGTCAGCCAGTGAGAAGCAGCAACTCCTCAAGTTCCTGGATCTTCTGATGACACCAGACTTGATGAATGAGGAGAAGAAGCAGCGAAGTTTCCTGTTGCCTCAGGAGGTCGTCAACACCTTTGTCCTGCCCAACCTCTCAGCTATGG ATGACGATAAGATAGACACAGAGTTCAGTCTGCAGCTTCTCCATGCTGCTCTGTCAGTGGAAGCAGCTCCTTCCCCTCACTGGGTGTTGAGCTGCTCTCCTTTCCCCCTCCTCTTTGTCTTGGCCCAACTCTACAACCAGGCTTacag ATGTTGGGAggagccagcagagggcgccgtcCACCTACGCTCCATGGACAACAAGGAGCTGCTGGTGTCAGTGCTGACCACTTTGGGGCAGCTGGTGGGGGCGGAGATCAAGGCAGCCCCCAGCAGCTGGTCCAGGCCTCTGTACTGGCTCTACAACAAGGCCGAGGAGTTGGACTGGACCGTTCGATTCCATCTGAGGCCCGTGTGGGGAGAGCACTTTAAAAACGAGGTGCCCTCCTCTCTGCTGGAAGTCTGTGACCTTCCTGAACAG GACTGGTCCGGCCTGGACCTCCCCGAGTACGGCCCGGGAACGGGTCTTTTAGCCTGGATGGAGTGCTGCTCCCTGTCCGACTCCCTGCGGTCCACCATGCTGTCCTGTCTTTCTCTGGACCGGCACCGGCCCGACCACGTCAGCATGTTCAGCAAGGGCCTGCTGGTGGCGCTGACGCAGAGCCTCCCCTGGTGCTCCGTCTCCCAGTGGGAGCGGCTGCTGGGCGTCCTCAGGGAGCTGATCACGTCGGCTCGCCTCAGCGTCCCGTTCTCTCTGGAGTATGTGGACTTCCTGCCCCTCCTGGATCTGAGGCAGTTCTCGTGCGAGCTGCGCCTGTCGGTTCTCCTGCTGCGagtcctgcagctgctctgcGGCTCGAGCTGCGCCGACTGGCTGTCCTCTGACGGCTGGGCCCACATCTGCAGGCTGTACGCCCATGCTGTGAGGGACATGATGAACTGTGTGAAAGCCAAGCTGCCtcttcattcttcttctttagagTGTCCTAAAGCTCCTGATTCCTCAGAGTTAAATCCGTCTGTTAAAGCTGCAAAAAGAGATCATAATCCTGTGGAACATGCAGAAGACTCTCCTCAGGAATCAGAAGATGCTCACATGGAGGAGGCGGCTGCAGCTCCAAGCCAGGAGGTCCTCTTCGTTCTCAGCCAGCTCTTCTGCCACGTTCAGCACATCCAG GTGATGATGCCAGGAGGCCAGTCTGAGCCTCTGTTCCTGTGCAGCCTGGAGATCCTCAGCCACTACGAGGCCGTCATGGCGGCTTTCCCAGACAGCTGCAGCCACTCGGAGAGCGACGACGCACGCCACTTCTTCTCCACCATCACAGACAACCTGAGCAACCAGCACATGAAGGCAGTGCTGCATCAGAAGATCACTCAGCTTGTGTCGTCTGCAGCTTGA